In Edaphobacter paludis, a single window of DNA contains:
- a CDS encoding GDSL-type esterase/lipase family protein, with translation MKMFARGVLLACLPLMALAGRAQVVAPATDTATQQQIAAMRAKLADWPQLEHYRAANAALLPVAAGEQRVVFFGASVAEYWATRGAPFFPGKPYINRGIGGQTSEQMVVRFRQDVIDLHPAAVVILEGTNDIAGNTGPMTAEMSEDNWRSMAELGKANGIRVIFTSITPSTDFPWHRGLHPAATIQARNAWLKEYCASHSLIYVDFYPALANAEGGMKADLTVDGVHPNKQGYAAMAPLVQAGIDQALGEK, from the coding sequence ATGAAAATGTTTGCGCGTGGTGTTTTGCTTGCTTGTTTGCCCTTGATGGCTTTGGCTGGCCGGGCACAGGTAGTGGCTCCGGCGACGGATACGGCGACACAGCAACAGATTGCCGCGATGCGGGCGAAACTCGCGGACTGGCCTCAGTTAGAGCACTATCGCGCGGCGAATGCGGCGCTGCTTCCAGTGGCTGCGGGAGAGCAGCGGGTGGTCTTCTTTGGGGCGTCGGTGGCTGAGTACTGGGCAACGCGCGGGGCGCCATTTTTTCCCGGCAAGCCTTATATCAACCGGGGCATCGGCGGGCAGACTTCGGAGCAGATGGTGGTGCGGTTTCGGCAGGATGTGATCGACCTGCATCCGGCAGCGGTCGTGATTCTGGAGGGAACGAACGATATTGCTGGGAATACCGGGCCGATGACGGCGGAGATGTCGGAGGACAACTGGCGGTCGATGGCGGAGCTGGGAAAGGCAAATGGGATTCGCGTGATCTTTACGTCGATTACCCCTTCGACCGACTTTCCCTGGCATCGCGGGCTGCATCCGGCGGCGACGATTCAGGCGCGGAATGCGTGGCTGAAGGAATATTGCGCCAGCCACTCGCTGATCTATGTGGACTTCTATCCGGCGCTGGCGAATGCGGAGGGTGGCATGAAGGCAGACCTAACGGTGGATGGCGTTCATCCAAATAAGCAGGGTTATGCGGCGATGGCTCCGTTGGTGCAGGCGGGCATCGATCAGGCGCTTGGCGAAAAGTAG
- a CDS encoding SGNH/GDSL hydrolase family protein, with product MKMFARVLLFACVPFVTAGSYGQAPAPASTATAVPAPAVDTATAKEIASMQAKLNDWPQLARYSAENAALPPVAPGEQRVVFYGDSITDGWGRRPETGTFFPGKPYVNRGISGQTTPQMVVRFRQDVIDLHPAAVLILAGTNDVAGNTGPMTPEMTEDNFRSMADLAHANGIKVILASITPAFDYPWKRGLEPAPKIRALNAWLKDYCTQHGYTYLDYYSGLTDAEGGMKPGTSFDGVHPNEKGYAIMAPLAQAAIDQTLGGK from the coding sequence ATGAAGATGTTTGCCCGTGTACTTTTGTTTGCGTGTGTGCCGTTTGTCACGGCAGGAAGTTATGGCCAGGCGCCCGCCCCGGCTTCGACGGCAACTGCGGTGCCTGCTCCGGCAGTTGATACGGCGACGGCGAAAGAGATCGCCAGCATGCAGGCGAAGCTGAATGACTGGCCACAGCTTGCGCGCTACAGCGCTGAGAATGCCGCGCTCCCGCCGGTGGCGCCGGGCGAGCAGCGCGTGGTGTTCTATGGCGACTCGATTACGGATGGCTGGGGACGACGGCCGGAGACTGGAACGTTCTTTCCGGGCAAGCCCTATGTCAATCGCGGCATTAGCGGCCAGACGACTCCGCAGATGGTGGTGCGATTTCGTCAGGATGTGATCGATCTGCATCCGGCAGCGGTGTTGATCCTGGCGGGAACGAACGATGTTGCCGGGAATACCGGACCGATGACACCGGAGATGACCGAGGACAACTTTCGCTCGATGGCGGACCTGGCCCATGCGAATGGGATCAAGGTGATCCTGGCTTCGATTACGCCTGCGTTTGACTATCCGTGGAAGCGGGGGCTGGAGCCTGCTCCCAAGATTCGCGCTCTAAATGCGTGGCTGAAGGACTACTGCACCCAGCACGGGTACACCTATCTGGACTACTACTCTGGGCTGACGGATGCCGAGGGCGGCATGAAGCCGGGAACCAGCTTTGATGGGGTGCACCCGAATGAGAAGGGCTACGCGATCATGGCTCCGCTGGCGCAGGCGGCGATCGATCAGACGCTTGGGGGCAAGTGA
- a CDS encoding gamma carbonic anhydrase family protein yields the protein MIRSYQGITPVVPVTCYVDASAQVIGDVVLGEQASIWMNAVVRGDVNSIRIGAKSNVQDCAVLHGMRNLYPVIVGEMVTIGHNATVHGCVIEDAVLVGIGAVILNNARIGEGSIIAAGAVIPEQMVIPPNSLVAGVPGKIRRTLGDEDRKMILKYAQNYLDYTAIYLNEK from the coding sequence ATGATTCGGAGTTACCAAGGAATTACGCCAGTGGTGCCGGTTACCTGCTACGTCGATGCTTCGGCGCAGGTAATCGGCGACGTCGTGCTGGGCGAACAGGCGAGCATATGGATGAACGCGGTGGTTCGGGGAGATGTCAACTCCATCCGCATCGGCGCGAAGAGCAACGTGCAGGACTGCGCCGTGCTGCACGGGATGCGGAATCTGTATCCAGTCATTGTGGGCGAGATGGTGACGATTGGGCACAATGCGACGGTGCATGGGTGCGTGATCGAGGATGCAGTGCTGGTGGGGATCGGGGCGGTGATTCTCAATAATGCCCGTATCGGTGAAGGTAGCATCATTGCTGCTGGAGCGGTAATTCCGGAGCAGATGGTGATTCCGCCAAACTCGCTGGTGGCTGGCGTGCCGGGGAAGATTCGGCGGACGCTGGGGGATGAGGACCGCAAGATGATTCTGAAGTATGCGCAGAACTATCTGGACTACACGGCTATTTATTTGAACGAAAAATAG
- a CDS encoding beta-propeller fold lactonase family protein encodes MNTLQRCLASTAAICLLGCLFGCSNGTTNISAPVLPPTTLPTPPATSSPTATAKPKFVYTGNQGKSLSGYAVNLSTGSLTSLSGFPVALGLNPTIVTHDPQNRFLIVADNSAFLLHVFAIDATTGALSEISPSPYVTKIQPGKVTTDPSGTHVYLYRAGQNVAFPSESGNQVFAYNLSSTGVLTDVVGAPFFTSSTVVNQCTGITTDSTGKFLYLQDLFNLYTFSIDGNSGALILIQTVPSGYGGGIALDPAGSYLYAAGSNSILTYEINPTSGTLKLAKSSPTAKQAGAYTIAVSPTGNSAYTIEDNNYLVSYSITDGTFVPVGTIHPDIYGQQIAVDPSGSFVYVPQGCSNCPSGVYNVVHEFSIGSTGALTPLPDATVAAGITPLGITVTSQ; translated from the coding sequence ATGAACACCTTGCAACGCTGTCTTGCTTCTACTGCCGCCATTTGTCTGCTGGGCTGCCTCTTTGGCTGTTCGAACGGAACAACGAACATTTCCGCGCCCGTACTTCCACCCACAACTCTACCTACACCTCCAGCGACATCGTCACCGACCGCCACGGCGAAGCCAAAGTTTGTCTACACAGGCAACCAGGGGAAGAGTCTTTCCGGCTACGCAGTAAATCTATCTACTGGATCGCTAACTTCTCTGAGTGGTTTTCCGGTTGCGCTTGGTCTGAATCCCACCATCGTCACTCACGACCCCCAGAATCGATTTTTGATTGTTGCCGATAATTCGGCATTTTTGTTGCATGTATTCGCGATCGATGCCACGACGGGGGCGCTTAGTGAAATCAGCCCATCGCCATATGTGACAAAAATTCAGCCGGGTAAGGTAACCACCGATCCTTCCGGAACCCACGTTTATCTTTACCGTGCAGGGCAGAATGTTGCATTTCCAAGTGAGAGCGGCAATCAGGTTTTTGCCTACAACCTTAGCTCAACAGGAGTATTGACGGACGTAGTAGGCGCACCATTTTTCACCAGTTCTACGGTCGTCAACCAGTGTACGGGCATCACTACAGATTCGACGGGAAAATTTCTCTACCTCCAGGATCTTTTCAACCTCTATACCTTTAGTATCGACGGCAATTCTGGCGCTCTTATTTTGATACAAACCGTACCGTCCGGTTACGGTGGCGGTATTGCCCTTGATCCAGCTGGGAGTTATCTCTATGCAGCTGGCTCCAACTCGATCTTGACGTATGAAATCAACCCAACTTCCGGAACGCTAAAATTGGCGAAGTCATCGCCCACGGCAAAACAGGCAGGGGCATATACCATCGCGGTCTCGCCGACTGGAAACTCTGCATACACCATCGAGGACAACAACTATTTGGTGTCTTACTCCATCACCGATGGCACATTTGTTCCTGTGGGGACTATTCACCCCGACATATACGGCCAGCAGATTGCGGTTGATCCGTCCGGCAGCTTTGTCTATGTGCCACAAGGGTGCAGCAATTGTCCAAGCGGTGTGTATAACGTGGTCCACGAGTTCTCTATCGGGAGTACAGGTGCACTGACTCCCCTTCCCGACGCGACAGTCGCGGCTGGAATTACACCTTTGGGCATCACGGTGACGAGTCAGTAA
- the hisS gene encoding histidine--tRNA ligase gives MAILKAVRGTRDLLPPETALWNRVEATARAVFARYGFGEIRTPIFEATELFARGVGEETDIVSKEMYTWEDRGRADSDKGQSLTLRPENTAGVVRAYIEHKMADTGMLQKLFYIGPQFRRERPQRGRYRQFWQIGAEVLGPAWSGSDSALRDAEVLEMLATFLNELGVTGWRLALNSVGSATDRPRYVAALREALAPVKHLLCEDNQRRAETNPLRVLDSKDPNDQEIINGLPKIADYLDEASREHFAQVKAALDACGVAYVVEPRLVRGLDYYTRTTFEFTVPDGSGLGTQNALLGGGRYDGLSEMLGGPKAPGIGFAIGEDRLILTLQAQAEEAAAQKLDVFIAPMGVERNAEALRLAQELRRAGLSAEVGDGTFRLKKSFEAADKLARRMVILGEDELASGILTVKDFAAGEQTKVPRAELAEALRR, from the coding sequence ATGGCAATTTTGAAAGCAGTGCGCGGGACACGGGATCTGTTGCCGCCGGAGACGGCGTTGTGGAACCGGGTGGAGGCTACGGCGCGAGCGGTCTTCGCTCGCTATGGATTCGGCGAGATTCGGACGCCGATATTTGAGGCGACGGAATTATTTGCGCGGGGCGTGGGCGAGGAGACGGACATCGTCTCGAAAGAGATGTACACGTGGGAAGACCGGGGACGCGCCGACAGCGATAAGGGGCAGAGCCTGACGTTGCGGCCTGAAAATACGGCCGGTGTGGTTCGGGCGTATATCGAGCATAAGATGGCCGATACCGGGATGTTGCAGAAGCTCTTCTATATAGGACCGCAGTTTCGGCGGGAGCGTCCGCAGCGGGGACGGTACCGGCAGTTCTGGCAGATCGGCGCGGAGGTATTGGGGCCAGCGTGGTCAGGCTCCGATAGCGCGCTGCGCGATGCCGAGGTGCTGGAGATGCTGGCTACCTTTCTGAATGAATTAGGCGTCACGGGCTGGCGGCTGGCTTTGAATTCTGTGGGGTCCGCGACGGACAGGCCGAGGTATGTTGCGGCGTTGCGTGAGGCGCTGGCTCCGGTGAAGCATTTGCTTTGCGAGGACAATCAGCGGCGGGCGGAGACGAATCCGCTGCGAGTGCTGGACTCGAAGGACCCGAACGATCAGGAGATTATCAACGGACTGCCGAAGATCGCGGATTATCTCGACGAGGCTTCGCGGGAGCACTTCGCGCAGGTGAAGGCGGCGCTCGATGCCTGCGGTGTGGCATATGTCGTGGAGCCGAGGCTGGTGCGCGGGCTGGACTATTACACGCGGACGACCTTTGAGTTCACGGTGCCAGATGGCAGCGGCCTGGGCACGCAGAATGCCCTGCTCGGCGGTGGGCGTTATGACGGCCTGAGCGAGATGCTGGGCGGCCCTAAGGCTCCGGGGATCGGGTTTGCCATTGGCGAAGACAGGCTGATTCTGACGCTGCAGGCGCAGGCGGAAGAGGCTGCGGCCCAGAAGCTCGATGTGTTTATCGCGCCCATGGGCGTGGAGCGCAATGCTGAGGCGCTGCGACTGGCACAGGAGTTGCGGCGTGCGGGGCTGTCGGCCGAGGTGGGCGATGGAACGTTTCGCCTGAAGAAGTCGTTCGAGGCGGCAGACAAACTGGCGCGGCGAATGGTCATTCTCGGCGAGGACGAGCTTGCGTCCGGTATTCTGACAGTGAAGGACTTTGCGGCTGGCGAGCAGACCAAAGTTCCGCGAGCCGAGTTGGCTGAGGCTTTGCGCCGGTGA
- the aspS gene encoding aspartate--tRNA ligase produces MCGELRVEQDGQDVVLMGWVNRRRDHGNLIFLDVRDRTGITQVVLDKEISGNAHAKAEAARSEYVVAVKGRVRRREAGLENPNMATGGIEVVAHELLLLNEAKTPPFSPAEDAIANEEVRLKYRYLDLRRTEMQHNFELRSKVAMAIRNYLVEEGFLEIETPFMTRSTPEGARDYLVPSRVHAGSFYALPQSPQIFKQILMISGFDKYFQIARCFRDEDLRADRQPEFTQIDLEMTFPQQATIFHVVEGFLTAAFKAAGIALTTPFVQMTYDEAIKNYGIDKPDMRLPAMVSVSEELTPELRETLKIEQVLPVLGFVIPGVGTLSGTARKGLLEEVRGGFGDSGLDLLDVVRLKTNATFAPLAAAIEAKLAAAPDDLLVVVTPKLGTPAKWNHDPQWIYKRVGALRLQLAQKFADKHGRFVKTGTEADFKFAWVTDFPMYEWDEEAKVWNAAHHPFTSPHEEDIKAGRLTNDKGAVRALAYDIVLNGTELGSGSIRIHRQDVQAEIFRSLGMSDAEAKERFGFFLDALEYGTPPHGGIALGLDRIVMILAGASSLREVIAFPKTAKAIDLMVDAPTPVSDQQMRELHLRTVTRT; encoded by the coding sequence ATGTGCGGAGAGCTTCGCGTAGAGCAGGATGGCCAGGATGTTGTTTTGATGGGATGGGTGAACCGTCGGCGGGACCACGGCAACCTTATCTTTCTCGACGTGCGCGATCGCACCGGCATCACGCAGGTGGTTCTGGACAAAGAGATCTCGGGCAACGCCCATGCCAAGGCGGAGGCGGCGCGTTCGGAGTACGTTGTCGCAGTGAAGGGCAGAGTGCGGCGGCGCGAGGCAGGGCTTGAGAATCCGAATATGGCGACGGGGGGGATCGAGGTCGTCGCACATGAGCTGCTGCTGCTGAACGAGGCGAAGACGCCACCGTTCTCTCCGGCGGAAGATGCGATTGCGAATGAAGAGGTGCGGCTGAAGTATCGCTATCTCGACCTGCGGCGGACGGAGATGCAGCACAACTTCGAGCTGCGCAGCAAGGTGGCGATGGCGATTCGCAACTATCTTGTTGAAGAGGGATTTCTGGAGATCGAGACGCCGTTCATGACGCGCTCTACTCCGGAGGGTGCGCGCGATTATCTCGTTCCGAGTCGCGTTCATGCGGGCAGCTTCTATGCGCTGCCGCAGTCGCCGCAGATATTCAAGCAGATTCTGATGATCTCGGGCTTCGATAAATATTTTCAGATCGCTCGTTGCTTCCGCGATGAGGATTTGCGCGCTGACCGTCAGCCAGAGTTCACGCAGATCGACCTGGAGATGACATTTCCGCAGCAGGCGACGATCTTTCATGTGGTCGAAGGATTTCTGACTGCGGCGTTCAAGGCTGCTGGCATTGCGCTGACGACTCCGTTTGTGCAGATGACGTATGACGAGGCGATCAAGAACTACGGCATCGATAAGCCGGACATGCGGCTCCCGGCGATGGTCTCGGTGAGCGAGGAGCTTACGCCGGAGCTGCGCGAGACGTTGAAGATTGAGCAGGTATTGCCGGTGCTCGGGTTTGTGATTCCCGGTGTTGGCACGTTGAGCGGAACCGCACGCAAGGGCTTGCTCGAAGAGGTTCGTGGCGGCTTTGGCGACAGCGGGCTCGACCTGCTGGATGTCGTCCGGCTAAAGACAAATGCGACTTTCGCTCCGCTGGCAGCGGCGATTGAGGCGAAGTTGGCTGCTGCGCCCGATGATCTGCTCGTCGTGGTGACGCCGAAGTTGGGAACACCAGCGAAGTGGAACCATGATCCGCAGTGGATCTATAAGCGCGTTGGCGCGCTGCGTCTGCAACTGGCGCAGAAGTTCGCCGACAAGCATGGCCGCTTCGTGAAGACTGGCACCGAGGCTGATTTCAAATTTGCGTGGGTCACGGACTTTCCCATGTACGAGTGGGACGAAGAGGCGAAGGTGTGGAACGCGGCGCACCATCCGTTCACCTCTCCCCATGAAGAGGACATCAAGGCTGGGCGGCTGACCAATGACAAGGGCGCGGTACGAGCGTTGGCTTACGACATCGTTCTGAACGGGACGGAGCTTGGCTCAGGCTCGATTCGTATTCATCGGCAGGACGTTCAGGCGGAGATCTTCCGCTCGCTGGGAATGTCAGATGCAGAAGCCAAAGAACGGTTCGGCTTCTTCCTGGACGCGCTGGAGTACGGCACGCCTCCGCACGGTGGCATCGCGCTGGGACTTGATCGTATCGTCATGATTCTGGCCGGAGCAAGCAGTCTGCGCGAGGTGATCGCCTTCCCGAAGACGGCAAAGGCGATTGACCTGATGGTCGATGCGCCGACTCCGGTGAGCGACCAGCAGATGCGTGAACTGCATCTACGAACGGTCACGCGCACCTAG
- a CDS encoding rhomboid family intramembrane serine protease, whose product MPRTGPISLALPPFAGATRRLIFANLAVFFGFAIFGWAAPRPVSILLGHLALVPAALFRGEIWQLLTYGFLPMGILGTLFAMLTLWFIGAYLEDMRGSRWLMELYLFSTCAGALLASLLTLVHLFGLRPDLITLGAWAPIFAVMVAFSVIAGEQEILFFFFVRMKAKYLVWIYIILCIAILLKGDDRFGALTELSGALMGYVYTKFAPRSGMALGLSERYFGVRNGYYRWKRRRAAKKFEVYMRKQNREVHFDKDGRYIDPDELRKNPKDKRWMN is encoded by the coding sequence ATGCCCCGCACCGGCCCCATTTCGTTAGCGCTACCCCCCTTCGCAGGCGCAACCCGCCGCCTCATCTTTGCCAACCTCGCAGTATTTTTCGGCTTCGCGATATTCGGATGGGCAGCGCCGCGCCCTGTCAGCATCCTGCTCGGGCATCTGGCTCTTGTTCCTGCTGCCTTGTTTCGCGGCGAGATCTGGCAGTTGCTCACCTACGGATTCCTCCCGATGGGCATTCTGGGCACGCTCTTTGCCATGCTCACACTCTGGTTTATCGGCGCATATCTTGAGGACATGCGCGGCTCGCGCTGGCTGATGGAGCTTTATCTCTTCTCCACTTGCGCGGGCGCTCTGCTGGCATCGCTGCTTACCCTCGTGCACCTCTTCGGACTGCGGCCGGATCTCATCACGCTCGGTGCCTGGGCGCCCATCTTCGCGGTGATGGTCGCCTTCTCCGTCATCGCCGGTGAACAGGAGATCCTGTTCTTCTTTTTTGTCCGCATGAAGGCCAAGTACCTGGTCTGGATTTACATCATCCTCTGCATCGCCATCCTGCTCAAAGGCGACGACCGCTTCGGCGCGCTCACCGAGCTCTCAGGCGCGCTGATGGGCTATGTCTATACAAAGTTCGCGCCGCGCAGCGGAATGGCTCTTGGCTTGAGTGAACGCTACTTTGGCGTAAGAAACGGCTACTACCGCTGGAAGCGGCGTCGCGCTGCAAAGAAGTTCGAGGTCTACATGCGCAAGCAGAACCGCGAAGTCCACTTCGACAAAGACGGCCGCTACATCGACCCCGACGAACTCCGCAAAAATCCCAAGGACAAGCGCTGGATGAATTAA